The DNA window GACGCGTCGCGCGTGATTTGTGTAGGTgcctacttattttattttgcaacaatGACTTCGAAACTATATAATCCGTATAAGTTATATTGTTGCGTATAGTGTATTGAATCATCCGTGCCGTCTCCACCCACAGATACTCTACAAAACGCCCCATACACAAACATTCTGTTACAACAGCATGCAACGGCAAGCGGCGGCCGGTCGCACTCTTTACTTCTCTAATTTCCTAAGTCCCTGCCTAGTAATAGTTTCGTATGTTTGTAGTTATCTAGTGATACAATTCTTTAATTGGTTGGTCAGAAATAATGTTAAGACATGGTTTCGCCAATACGGAAATCTGTAGTAGGCAAAGGTTAGGTAGATTAAGTAGGTTATCATTGTCATGATTTGTTGTCAAGTATGTTAaagtatattatttacttatttattaaaggtagtttattgaattcatattaatacccactgttatctttattcatcggcaagtgggaaccctgtgctcttTCCGCCCaaccggtttcgagtcaacggtgcccaacggaatacgaacgctcgtgtaacatgataagtttcaatttcgcgattcgtcgatttatacctaaacttgacttttgttcgagagagtcctttctgtacgttagtaggtactattagttattctgtgctgcaataatcaatgaactgaaacaatcactttgctcacccgcgaccttaagccgagtttagacttgcaagaaaaatcgtgcaagttacattacattgcgaggccgtaaagccaacgagtttgtagtggtcaatcgagcgccgcaatgtaatgcaacttgcacgatttttcttgcaagtctaaactcggctttatgatagctacaatttaatttatgaaagtAATTCCCTTACAGGGTGCATGTTTGAAacactaaaaatgtataacaccatgttattttaagaacacacacaaatcacacaaacccatctatcaccaccccactacgctgacgcgtttcgaactcaaccagagctcattttcagagcaacacaaccgttcaccattctagcatgctaccagatgtttgAATCATCATCGTCTCGGCCTAGGCCTAGGGACTCCGCAAAAGTACTGAcgttcataattaaaataaatacttatagtgTACCCATGTACGACCGGataagttgttagtgaccctGACTGGGTTCTATCCCCGtgacgggcaaatatttgtatgatgaatacgaatgtttcctTTGTACTTgaatcgtatcgtatcgtcgtaAGTAccgggcatttttactttaaatgacgcagattttttttttttcaaattaggtAATCCTGgcttcttactcagaatcacgagcactaatTAATTTCCCATAAAAATTGTGTGTCCATTTCCTAACGACCCATATAAACTGTATGAAAAGAAAGTCACAAGTGACAAAAAATTAGGTACCATCTGCAAAATAAGTgcaaatcaatttttaaacaagttcctatcaaacgaatatgtcgctaaagtcgaacttacaagttgacagacacgtctattggcattattgttttatgacatgcaaacgattatcaactttagggtggtagaccacatatttggctgatggtacacttTTTTGTTCGTCTAAATCAATagtactcgtgattctgagtaatgAGAACCCAGAATTatctaattctgaaaaaaaaaatattttgcatcatttaaagtaaaaatgcccattTCCCATTTATCTATAATATGTTATGGTACgtctatccgttgtctagcacccatacatagtacaagctttgcttagtctgcggctaggtcaattggtataaTTTGTccaagattattattattttataaggtTGCAAAATACAACCTCCCATTAAAATTAGTGGTTTTGACTATGGGTCATCCTAGTAAGCAGAATTTTAGTTGTTTTCGACTCCTCTCCCCCCCTTCTCAGTAAAAGCAAGCtaagttcctccacctccgctCTGGGGCTTAGAGAATGACCCCTATGAGCTGCGGCCTATAATTACTTTTCCAATAAGGTTATGTCGCCCAAAAATTTTGAAGAGCGCTGGTACAGAAATTAATAAAGAGCATAAAACTTTATTCTATTTCTATCACGACATAACTTTGCCAGTCAACCGTTCTGTATGGTTAACGTGGTAACTATGAAACTATAAGGAAAACTTATTCCTAAGTAAGTTGTAACCTGACTGAGGGAATTTACCGTAAAGACTTTTCATTACCTAGTTACCTACTTGAATACAAAGTGCCTGCTTGTGTATAGGTTGTGTGCTCAGGTCAGGGCCATCTGAGGCTTAACGTGCCTAACGTGCTTAGGCACACGAACTTAAAGCTCTTTTGGAAATTAAACAAAGTTAACGATATATATTTCTTGTAAATGtgctaagtatattttatttattacctacttacacACAAAATCAAACACATGTAAGTCATGACTCAATCAATTATCGACTACTTATATAAAGTACACAAACACCTACGTCATTAAATCTGGGCCATGACTTGCAATGTATTGATtacaatatgtacctacttacattgagtTATTTTATTCATGTGGCGTGTATCACTAACATAATTAGTCAATTACTGCTAGATAAGCGGGATTTTAGAACTGGCTTAGTTGCATAGTGAGGAAACGGTTTGTTGTATGGATTCCAATTTCTACAGATTCCCAAATGCACCGATCTCTACAGGTTCTCATTTCTACATATGATGGGAATCCATTTGGTTGAGAATCTGTTGAGATGGGAAACCGTTGAGTTGAGAATTCTTTCAGTTTAAAAATCTGTAGAATTGGGGACAAACCATCAAGTAAGTAGATAAATCGAAATGTAAAGCTAACGACGTTTAAACACAATTCACGTGACAATTATAATTCTTATCAATAGTTCTGTGCAGTCGTCCCATCTCGTCTTCGTCGTATTcacctcccactgctgggcacaggtttccTCTCAGCGTGGGGGCCGAGCTGTAGTCTTCACGctagcccagtgcggattgggaacttcaaatcATTGAATAGCTTCTCATGTACGCGCACGATTCCTTGTAGTTTCCCAAAAAAGAATTCGCACAAATTCCGAAAACATTTGTGGTTCGATTAAAcagaacccatgatcctctacttaaaaaaacatagatCAACCAGTAGACTGGGCAACTGCGACTTAGTAgtgtagtcatcatcatcatatcagccctaggacgtccactgttagacataggcctcccccataaacctccagttgcttcggttggaagagccctgcatccaccgtgatacCGTGaatgttatatattatattggctttaaccaggtcatccgtccatctcgttggtggacgtcctacgctgcgcttgccgagtACTGTAgtactgaaaaataattaaattagcaACAAATTGCTTCCACCAATTTGTCAATTGCTAACCGCGCCGCGTGGCGTGCGACGCCATTTTGTTTAACGAATACGTTGACCTCTGGCACTTGCCTTGACGATAAAACGCTGCAGCTAGGTTTTGGCTGTCTCTTTATGTAATCAAAACAAAGTTCTTTGTTTACGAAGCTTCCTTTTTTAAAGCACTTCCCTTCTCGGCGTCTCTTCCAAATAGAAGTGGCATGTATTCAGGTAGTATTCACAGATGAGAATATCAAGGAGATATAACTCCCTCCCGCAAGTCCCGCATTTCATTGGCTTTGGCATTTTTTGGCTTGAtaatcttgaaaaaataaaaccgttttTGGATTTTTGTTAAGTCCATCATTGCCTAGAAAGAACACCgttgtcaagaagaatgcgacgcaagaaacttggcagaaggTCATTTTTCcaaaacataaattatattacaaTAGCAAATTACCTATCTATAAATAGCATATGTATAGGCGCTTTAACAACACACCTAAAAACaagctaaaaaataattaatgaagcTTTCTTAATCGGCAAGGAACTATTCTGcgcaattactttgttcacagCATCCTCGTTTTGTAAGTTTTACACATAATTATTATAGCAGACGTAGCCCAAACATGCATTTGGAGTTTTGCCATAAGcatgattattttaagttttacacGACAAAGGTACAATGCGTACTTTCTCTCATGAATTAGAGTAGGACAAAACAGTGGAAGACGGAACAATATTGACACTAAAGCCCCATAATTAGACTGCGACAACTTGCATGCAATCACTACATTAcggcacaatacaagtaacatattacttgtattgtgattgcggtatttgtttgatcaactgaattcattgtccctTAATATAGTCTGcggtgtaatgcaacttgcatggtCTAAACTACGCCATATGTACGCCATTGTTGCGATAGACatgtaagaataaattaaattgtaaataattctgttgacatgttaaaaaaattttgtttttttctttctcttttctttttatattttctatgagtcatgttggttgaaataaatgattattattattatttaaactttagACCAAAGGTTAAAGCTGCAGAAACTTGTAACAGGACATCCGGAATTagcagttttaaaatttgtcgAACTAAACAACAAGCCATAGTTAAGATAGTGCCAAACATTGCTACGCATGTTTACACGATTATTCTAAGGAAAAATTCTAGTTTGACGTATGATCGGCAAAAAGCTCAAATCACAAGCAAATTTTCCGTCATTTTTGTGATCTTTTATGTGTAATGTAAAACTCGCTATAAtagaatgctcattacaagtgaatgaTGGGTTAATTGGCCTCCATATCCAATATAAATCTCATACATATCACGTGAAAGCTAGTTACATAAGATTAATTTACTAATATGGGGACAAACTTCAAAAGCCCCGGAGAAGCGACTAAATTAGCCTTCAAATGTATGAGCTTACAAGTCATTATTTCTGTACGAACTTGAATATTTcatcataaaatatataagtatgtagtggagtgtatatacttgtgttttctgtactgtttactgtattggtgtgcaataaagagttattgtattgtatattgtagATTCTCCCAGCCTTCTGATTGACTACTTAGTGGTCCTAATTACAAATGCTTACATACTTTATAATTGTATTGGTGATGAGGCTGGGTTCATGTTGACCCATCATTCTTTATCAACACCTTAATACGGatttagtaaataatgtttttccatcgtattttgtcagaaaagttcgtacttatttatcttaatatctcaactagcttaggttggtactgaagtttactgaagcaaATTGACAAAgtaagataaatatgaacttattcgacaaacgatggaaaaacattaaaaaactagATCTGTATACCTAGTGTTCAATACAATACCGCCAATCAATGAGGGTGCCGGGTGGGACAATACAGAATCAATTGTACAAATTCGGTTACACATGGGACCAAAGGAAAAAACATTATtgcccataaaaaaaaacgaagacaAAGACGGAGTTGTGAGTCGTCCAAAAGTCAATTAATTGTGCGATATTACCTTATTTACCGTACACTCATAGAGGCTACTTTTGGGAACAAACCTTTAAGATAAGTGTGTTTATGGGTCGTTTTATAATGCAAATCCTGTCTAAACTGTATTATTCCCCAGGCTCGGTGAACCCCGTCAACGTGCCCCGTGACTGGATCACAGTCCACGGCACCTGCCGTTCCGCCATGCGTCGCCAGATCCAGATGGAGGTCAAGGCTTCACTGCAGTACCTTGCCATGGGGGCGCACTTCTCTAGAGATGGGGTGAATAACATTTCTTAATATGGCGACGTGTTGCTCTGAGACGAAACTTAATAAGTAACAATTTACATATATAGTGAAcaagtgtttacccgcggctttgcacacgtaaatcattagatccagcagctgaattgaaattgagggatttttaaaaattctcgCGGGAACTCCCGGAAATTAAATTgtgattttcattgacgttacattaaccacaatcatgtcaaatttcatgactctaaggggctgtttcaccatccattgattagtgttaactggcggttaggtgtgatgccgtctctatttgttttgttcgaatagacggagacggcatcacatttaaccgtcgtttaacgctaatcaacggatggtgaaacagcccctaagcctagcggttgttatttcgagattataTTCCtaacccgtgggaatatcggaataaaaagtggcctatgttttattccggatgtccagctatcaacataccaaatttcatccaaatccgtccagccgtttcagcgtgaaggagtaacaaacatactcactcactcactcacacacatgttttgacattgtattttgttGGAAAAGTTCGTACCTATTTGTCTTACTTTCTCAACAGCTTACTAAATTAAGAGCGTTTacacctgctgagctggcaacgttgcatttttgttagtttttctcgattattccataaaaattgaatgaaaattaataatgttgtctgatagaacacttcttaatatataagttaatgtgtctactacaataattattcgtcatatacttttattttctttaaaaaccggtcataaacattaattcgtttttaaggaatataaaagtctatcacgaataattattggagtagacacattaacttatatattaagaagtgttctatcagaaaacatttttaattttcattcaatttttatggaataatcgacaaaaactaacaaaaatgcaacgttgccagctcggcaggtataaacgctcttaactgaaacaattacttttttcattgattggacctccgcaaagtaacgcctgattcaataaattagcttACTGAACTTTACTGCAGCTGATTAAGAAATAAAGataatacgaacttatccgacaaagtacgatggaaaaacattattcagtgAAGGTATAAACTGAAATTACTCAGTTTTAACTGTCCTGTCTGTTCCAGATAAACCGGCCCGGCTTCTCGAAGCTGTTCTTTGACGCCGCCTCCGAGGAACGGGAGCACGCTATGAAACTGATCGACTACCTCCTGATGAGAGGAGAGCTCACCCATGATGTCACCTCCCTCATCAAGATCAGGGTAAGTTGACAGGCATATTCCACAGAGGACTTTGGTCTGACAAACGAAGGCTCCGaggcaagaaataaaaaaatggaatctTTATTGTAGAGGTACaccacataaaaaaacaatggaGAGGCGGCCTTAATGCTTCAAAGCACACTTgcagttgaaaaaaaatctcataaAATACGTAAAAGGGGGCATTTACATGCACTCAAATAGTCGCACATtgagtattattattatcatttacaCATATggaagttatttattatactaatgCTGCTAGCATCaaacaatagtattttatgcaacagttgttcaaaaaaggtgagtggcgtgagaaaaagacgccacgagctttttgacttgcttatacaacgttgcatacaatactttttcttcgactgggtacttattaattgcaatacaaaattagataaatagtaaactttaaacgttttcatactttagtaaaaagtgtggcaaacgcaaagagaaggtaaacaacaataaacaagtgagaaatatgaaaatgacaaaatttgtctaagttaaattttgtttttgattaacgtttacttgcctgtgacggTGTTAAAAATACGagttacttatgttggcaggctatggattatgttcgaaaagtttttattttgtttaaaaaaaaccttatagaatatgtaactggctgcaccttagcctgtccgaacgtacgaattaagaaaaaaagtaagtggttgcagtatcgttttagcaacattacgatacagtgctgttatggggaatagacaatatagacttttccacaatattgttatgtatgctgatatattactgttcgtgattaagtaaatcacagattacagtataggagtagaaaaacaaattaatacatatatttattggtTTGGCAGCTACCAACAGTAAGTCTTTTGTAATATTTGCAGCGTGTTTGCTTATATTATAAGCATTTATGCAacttgaataattaaaatatttccgTCCAGACAGAGAAAGATCAAGAAGATGGGATACTTGtaagtgtattttttgtaaaaaccgtcctaaaaacattacaaatatgtactaaaaacagaataatataaatgtttaaggggggctccctctcccatacaagaaacgttttttttttgccattttttgctcgatattaatatgGCAACAGGtaaacgcttgaaatattcactgaatatttaatttgtacctattcactttaaaaataaatatttaagggggctccaatacaacaaacgtgtttttttgccgtttttgctacctaatgtctaattttgtattgataATGGCACGGAACTGCTGAGTCGCCGACCATTTGAAGCCGGGTCTACAAAATCGCACCAAAAATGGCTGCCGCGCTCGCTCTCTGGAGACCCGGctttatattagtaggaaagtaaataatttacttaatttaacaCGGTATTTCACAAcgcctgaatttgccatgtcttatatattattatgaaaatgtaggtatacagatagtgttaagcgaagagaaaacttaaatcggttgaaaattggatttatagtgattttttgaaaaatatatattcctttctctttctcaaacgcttttctctaagCAGcgagtatggcgctacttgcgtgatgcaagtatgtctttctctgtctaatcttgaatttcaaaccttaatAAGTTAAAGTAGCtaaagtagcttaaaaattgtttccctatttgataacaggcattgtgaagttttataatacatataaaaaaatggtcaaataccgtattgttctCTCCACAGCCCCCGGAAAGCAAGGCGTGGGATAGCGGCGTGGACGCCCTCGAGCAAGCGCTGACCATGGAGAACGAAGTCACCAGGAGCATCCGGACCGTCATCGCTGCCTGCGAAGATGACCCAGAGTTCAACGACTACCATGTAAGTAATCTCATCAAAAACATatgttcgatacagcgccatctatagttcatctgctgaactagatagcttgctaattaatcaaaatgatcgaTGCCCGTTGACATTCATGGACCTcattagttacaaaataaaacacaaaatgtggtggcgctagtatcgcgcatcaatataaataaggttattaagtttgtttgtcactgttcCATTGCAATCGGCTTCGGAGTAAAACTCAAAAACCAACCGGTCTCTCATTTCGGGCACCCAATTTTACAACATACTTAACATGAAAAACATGTTCTCATACTGCCTGTCAGGATTAGAATTCTTCACAATTGTCACTTGAATTTGACTATGGAGTTCAATTTGGACCTCAGCGTGGCATTCTTATTTAACAACATTGACATTAtatttggtttggataggtattaacctaaatgtaaacaaaacaacgtcaatgagggctatcgttttttgtctcactagatggcgcactgttgcgtgaggttattaagtgtggctttcaaagtctgttattacgggcgtgaaaacaaagtttagattaaaatcatatttaatacaccttaaaaccgtaccataaaaatttcgagcatgccacagtgttgcatagttttgttcggaaaaaagggaggacaaaggtttccgaaagacaaaactttctcaaaacacagacattcattgccccgccataattaatttcagatattgcaaaacattcacaaaattattctaattacaaataaacccgcgtagctcacccaaaaactgagatttgacatttcggagacctcacgctacactagtgcctctagcggcgaattcatacgcgatagccctcattggtgtcttaaatattgaaattcccccattaaactatctaaacatttacatttctgtattaaaatatactagtctagtttgtattacaatgatagataagtaaaattctCCTAagttccttatttctgtccattgtaaaggttgcctggaagagatcgctctgaagcgataaggccgcctattgcttaccttagaaaatctctatgtatatacttgtgttttctgtactgcttactgtgttggtgtgcaataaagagttattgtattgtattgtaaaattattGAATGTACGAAATCTGGCAgctaaagtttgtttacattaagctaaatacctatccaaaccaagtatagctaGTGACAGCTTACCGCTTTACTacagataaaaaattaaataatgctgcTGATCAAGATGGGcatacagataaaaaaaaaaacattgatgtGGTAGAACGCACAACTAGAATAAACTCTGACGTCatcaaacaaaataatagtttCAATAATTAATTCTAGAAAAGTagtgcattaaaaaaaaccattggtatttttagggttccgtagtcaactaggaaaccttatagtttcgccatgtctgtccgtggctaagctcagagaccgttagtactagaaagctgtagtttgGCATGAATGTACATATCagtcaaaaatttttttagggtacctcccatagacgtaaagtgggggtgttttttttttgtcgactaaccctatagtgtggggcatcgttggataagtcttttaaaactattgtgatctgtttgtaaaatattcaactttaaagtgcaaaaggaaaatattcattaaaatcgagcctcTAAAATCCTCCACCTCTAAAATCACTGTTGggtgaaaaaaatcaggatggtattaagtatatcaaatttacaaggaaaattataacggctaaaatTGCCTTGGGAGTTTTGATATCTTGGGCGTGttcaacacgctcttggccggtttttttaaacaatcttAATGCGAGTCAATCTTAATGTTAGATCACTACCTAAAACTTATGGTTTCTTTACAGCTTGCTGACTACCTTACTGGTGAATTCCTCGAAGAGCAATACAAGGGCCAGCGCGACCTCGCCGGCAAAGCCACCACCCTCAAGAAGATGCTCGACCGTCACTCTGCCCTGGGAGAATTCTTGTTCGACAAGAAACTCCTCGGCATGGATATCTAAGCCTTCTGTAGCAATTAAAAAAGTAGATTTAGTACAATTTTCGGCCATTTTTTCCTATTACCAACTTAATAGTTTTCCCGCGTTCATGTCGTTCGGCCATTACGggataaaaaaagttaatctgATGTCAGTACAGATTTTCCCCGCGCTTTTTACTGTCACTAGTAAGTACCGAGTTTAgataaaaacgaattatttaataattaaacatttcGTTCCCGtttgtacaaataaatattgtagtTTTAAGTTGTTTACTCCACTATTAGATACGTATATCAgtcaattcataaaaaatcattaGGCGCCCATTTTATAGCcgtcgaaatgtcaaatgtgacATCCGCCAtgtattgaagttttttttttttagattagatGTTCAAAGCACAGTGCTCAATGTATCTGTGTTTTTTTACGgctgttttttgtttaatttttcgtATAATAAAGTTTTATCATCCACTTGGTGTTTTAATCtgaaacttttaacaaaatgtaCAGGTACTACaggactatcaatgcaagaAAGATGTAATTATGCAcggatatattatgtacaatatgctgacaaaatggtacaataaaaaaaaaaaaaaattttttttagtgtacctcccgtAAGtatgtgggggtgtttttttttctcatccaaccctatagtgtggggtatcgttggataggtcttttaaaaccattaggggtttactaagtcgatttttcgattcattgatatttttgtgaaatattcaactttaaagtgcaaattttcattaaaatcgagcgtcccccccctctaaaatctaaaccggtgggtggaaaaatttgaaaaaattcaggatgttagTATCAAACTTTcacggaaaactataacggataagtttgcttgagaattattagtagtttaagagtaaatagcagcctaaggtataaaatatacctaaacttggaagattccgtataaaatacgaaatccttagaaaaatattacttatttttttcgtaatggctacggaaccctattttgggcgtgtccgacacgctcttggccggttttttagatgaaatgatactaacccgcTTATGGAAGCTTGGCGATGGCGGGCCTCATATGACCCGGAGTACTTATAACTGTTCTAATACCGTAGTAATATCAAAACTTAGGTATCTCATCGTTCTGTACATCGCAGCACTCTGACACAggtgaataaaaaaacacatttaaataatagtgtataataataactataaatattttacatcaCATAAACGACATAAACATAACATTTCATCTTAAATGTAATAGTAATGCACAACTGAGACTAAATAAGAGCCTATTTCACCACTCGATGataattttaacccccgacgcaaaaagagggatgttataatgaaattatttatttcagatacCAATTTGAGCAATTAAATatccatatacatatatgtcAGTAACAATAACAGTACAACACAACAGTAACAGTGTagtagttataagtttgaccgctatgtgtgtctgtttgtggcaccgtagctcttaaacgggtggaccgatttgaatgcgatttttttatttgaaagcaggttttctagcgatggttcttagacacgtttaataaaaatcggttcagccatttttgagatattgaactttgaggtgaaaagttgaaagtcagttttccaaattttttgttggttaggttagttgtgGATAAATGTCTCCATTCCCTCTCTCTCTCCCTTTATTCggtcggacaaaacaaa is part of the Choristoneura fumiferana chromosome 26, NRCan_CFum_1, whole genome shotgun sequence genome and encodes:
- the Fer1HCH gene encoding ferritin 1 heavy chain, with the protein product MKAVLLAVVSFLAVCAPASATQCSVNPVNVPRDWITVHGTCRSAMRRQIQMEVKASLQYLAMGAHFSRDGINRPGFSKLFFDAASEEREHAMKLIDYLLMRGELTHDVTSLIKIRPPESKAWDSGVDALEQALTMENEVTRSIRTVIAACEDDPEFNDYHLADYLTGEFLEEQYKGQRDLAGKATTLKKMLDRHSALGEFLFDKKLLGMDI